One Cryptomeria japonica chromosome 9, Sugi_1.0, whole genome shotgun sequence genomic window carries:
- the LOC131858424 gene encoding extensin-like: MASPAKDFSTPTTEKTLEARESFVAPEITHAILLSIVPPIHAIVDKPVTKSSPSVPTNTLHASPSIEMNVPPPKEPAKQNKKRVPKNVAVIPSNNEECDEPNPPPKARKPTPKRRKATPKKPSTEPFVQTPPTAKNPQGEASDPQEGTPKPNRKRASIKKATLVAATSSKQILAIEKPSPIVKN, from the coding sequence ATGGCCTCTCCTGCTAAGGATTTTTCTACCCCAACTACTGAAAAGACTCTCGAAGCAAGAGAAAGCTTTGTTGCACCAGAGATAACACATGCCATTTTGCTTTCTATTGTCCCACCTATCCATGCAATTGTAGACAAACCAGTCACCAAATCAAGCCCATCTGTCCCTACAAATACCTTGCATGCTTCCCCAAGCATTGAGATGAATGTACCCCCTCCAAAGGAGCCTGCAAAACAAAATAAGAAAAGAGTACCCAAAAATGTTGCTGTAATTCCTTCTAACAATGAGGAGTGTGATGAACCAAACCCTCCTCCCAAAGCCAGGAAGCCCACGCCAAAGAGGAGGAAGGCTACCCCTAAAAAACCATCTACAGAGCCTTTTGTACAAACTCCTCCCACTGCTAAAAACCCTCAAGGAGAAGCCTCAGATCCACAAGAGGGTACCCCCAAGCCTAATAGAAAGAGGGCTTCTATTAAGAAAGCTACTCTTGTAGCTGCTACATCATCTAAACAAATCCTTGCTATAGAGAAACCCTCCCCCATTGTAAAAAATTGA